TGCTGGGGGTCTTGCACAGTAAACAGTCTGTACACAGCATTGcctttctaaaatttgaaaaattctaaattttgaaaTGCATCCTAGTCCCAAGGGTTTCAGATAGGGGACTGTAGACCTGTGCCTGCTTCTTGgggttgtgagcattaaatgagatacagTGTGAGATCATCTAGCGTGGAGTGTGCTCACCTGGTAGGTGTGCAATGAATTCCCTCTGCCCAGGGAACTGCGGGGCGGGGCAGCCGTTGGGGATACCCCTACCCCATCCCTTTTAGTGAGCCATAGTGAGCCAGGCGACCCCACACTGACGCCTAGTGGCCACAGTGGGTCCTTAATCCCTTGAATAATTTGTCCTAGAGTGCCATCCTGGTGGTCACCTTAGCTGGCCCCCTAGAGGCTCCGTGTGGAAAAGGGGAGGAAGACAGTTTATTTATTGGAGCTGCAATAAATAAcactgcaaactcaaattccCAGAGCCCCCCAGGGTAGTGAGGTCTGAGTGTATGTActagggagggaaaaagaaactcAAGGGACAGAAAAGACCATCACTCCCTGTCCCCTACTTTGCAGACCCTCCTACAGTGACCCTGTCCATTGAGCCACAGACGGTGCAGGAGGGTGAGCGTGTCGTCTTCACGTGCCAGGCCACAGCCAACCCCGAGATCCTGGGCTACAGGTGTGGGGTCGGGGGCTGGGAGCGCTCTGGGGTGTGATACTGGAGAGGCCCTTGAGGCTGGGCGGGTGCTGGGGGGCCAGTGTCACTGGATCTCGTTGGATGGGGTCAAGCTCTGACCCCCCTCTGTGGTGCCTCATCCCCCAGGTGGGCCAAGGGGGGGTTCTTGATTGAAGACGCCCATGAGAGTCGCTATGAGACGAATGTAGATTATTCCTTCTTCACGGAGCCTGTCTCTTGTGAGGTTCACAACAAAGTGGGGAGCACCAACGTCAGCACTCTAGTAAATGTCCACTGTGAGTAGCGGGAAGGCAGGACGGGGACCGGGTGCAGCAGCCTCTAAAGGCCTGGGGTGCAGTGGGGTTGGCCCCACGGTGGGGAGGCAGCAGGTCGGGATGGGAGCTGAACTCCCATGAGCTTGAGACCCTCACAAGAGGCTTCTTCCTACCTCAGTTGCCCCGCGGATCGTGGTTGACCCCAAACCCACGACCACAGACATTGGCTCTGATGTGACCCTCACCTGTGTCTGGGTTGGGAATCCCCCCCTCACTCTCACCTGGACCAAAAAGGACTCAAACATGGTAAGATTCCTGCCTGTGCTGAATGCTGGGAGGAAGGGGTGCGGCCATGGGGGCTGTAGAGGGAGAAAGGGGGGGATTCAGCATTATTTTTCAGATTGAACCTGGGTTATTTCCAGGGTCTTGGGattaggaggagaaggagagtgCTTGCAAtcacccccaccccttctcaCAGGACAGTGGGCCAGTTCAGAGGCAGAGGGgagcggggtggggtgggaggtgggaagaggccCCAGGTGGACGTGCGCAGAGGGGGAGGTCTGGTGAATGATGCTGCACAGGGAGGTGGGGAAGCCGGGAGGGTTCCCTGGATTCTACAGAGACCCACTTTAGATAGTTTGGACCAGAAATATGGGAAGAGGAATTTCAGAGCAAAATGTCCTACCTCATTTGGCAATAAAATACTGGAACAGAAGAAGCTGTGTCCTCTTAAAATGATTGCAGCCTGCACCTGCTCTCTCTGGCCTCCGCCACGTCCCTGCCACCATTGCAGAGACGGTGTGTTCACGTGCCAACCTGTGTAGGGTCAGGGCATGGATCAGACGGACTCGGGAACCCATTTCCCTTCTGGGAATTCACTTGTGgcctttcctgctttctttccaATGCCTCCCATGCGGGGGCCCTCTTGGACCTAGGGGTCCAGGCCTCCTGGCTCCCCACCCGAGGCTGCTCTCTCTGCCCAGGTCCTGAGTAACAGCAACCAGCTGCTGCTGAAGTCGGTGACTCAGGCAGATGCCGGCACCTACACCTGCCGGGCCATCGTGCCTCGGATCGGAGTGGCTGAGCGGGAGGTGCCACTTTATGTGAATGGTGAGTGGCCTGAGAGGCGTCTGGGGCCTGGGCGGGCAGGAGCTGCGGGTCCTCACTGGCCCTGACTGTGTCTTCTTGCTCGCAGGGCCCCCCATTATCTCCAGCGAGGCGGTGCAGTATGCTGTTAGGGGTGACGGTGGCAAGGTGGAGTGTTTCATTGGGAGCACACCACCTCCAGACCGCATAGTGAGTGCGGGGCCTCCTGGGGACAGCCAGCCCACCCTGGCTCTCTGCTAGGGCCCAGCCCCCTGGCGCCTCTGGCTTTGTTCCCTCGGCTTCCCATCCCTTTTCCATCCTTCTCATCCTctgcctttctgtctctctgtccctttaCCACTCACGTCCCACCTGCAGCTTTACTTGTGTGGCACCAAGCAAATGACTCAGtgttctcagcctcagtttcctcatctataaagcagAGGCAAGAACCCCACTtaatagggttgctgtgagaagTCACTGCAGCCACAGGTGTGAGAAGCCGAGTGGGGCAGTCACTCGATTCATCCTTTGTTCCCCTCTCTTTGCCCTGGGGTGATGCTCTTGCTGTCTGTTACCCCCGCATCCTGCCCTTGCACTGCCTCCTggtctctcccctctcccccgctccCCTTCCTCCCATCAGTCTTCTGCCCCACTCCTCTCTTCTGTCTCCTGCCTTCTTCTCACCAGCCCCTCGCCACTcgcctccctcctttctcctctcccccacatcAAGAGCCATTAATTCCTTCTGTGACCATTAACCGTCAAACCCCTCATCACATTTAATGACCATTTGGCTAACTCCAGGGCTGCCCAGGGACACTTCATTACCACGGCCGCCCGGCTCTGCTCCCGGGAGGCTTTCCCTGCAGAGCTGGGAGGATTGATCCCTGGAAAGGAGCCAGTTctcagctgcccccaccccacccctcggGCTCCACTCTGAGGGAGGGGACACGCAGGCAGGATGCCCTGGCTGGGAGGTCAGGGACGGCTGGGTCTGGGGGATGCCCCTCTCTGTTCTAAGAGTCTGTGGCTGGGTCTCCAGAGCCAGCCAGGCAGGTTCGTGTGGGATGGTTAAAGATAAGCCTAAAGATTGAGTTATGCTTAGTTAGAATCACAGACTGTCAGAGCTGGAAGCATGTCTAGCGCTAGCCGGGttctctcattttgcagatgaagaaaatgaggcccagagagggacagggaggccaCACAGGGACTCGGTGGGGAGAGCCAGGATGGGAGCCTGCAGTGTTCCAGAACTTTTCCCACCACACCTGGGGGTTCCCAGTGTCAGTTCGTTGGATCAGCTGCGTCCACATCACATGGGATCATTATGAAAATGGAGATTCCTGGACCACCTCTGCCCTGGAGATTCATATTTAGGGCATAAACCCCAAGAGTCTAGATTTTAAGGAATCTCGTTAGGTAAAGCCGATGTGCACCATGTTTGGGAGCCACTGCTCCTCCTTGAGTGACATTCGATGCCGTGGGTTTGAGGCAGTAGGTGTGACTTAGGTTTGTCACAGACTTAGTGTTAGGCGGAGCTGGGGGCACACACAGCACATGGAGTGAGAGTTCCCTGAGGGTGGATCAGGTGATACCTGGGCATGTGCTTCTGCCCCCTACCTGTTTCTCACCTCCTTCCGGCCCTCCCCGCCCCAGGCCTGGGCATGGAAGGAGAACTTCTTGGAGGTGGGTACCCTGGAGCGCTACACAGTGGAGAGAACCAACTCGGGCAGCGGGGTGCTGTCCACGCTCACCATCAACAACGTCATGGAGGCCGATTTTCAGACCCACTACAACTGCACTGCCTGGAACAGCTTTGGGCCGGGCACTGCGATCATACAGCTAGAAGAGCGAGGTAATTGGAGATGCCCAGCAGGGGCCAGGGCAGCCTGGGAATTCTGCCGCCTCTTCCTTCCAGGGCAGGGCTCAGAGGGAGAGAACTCTTGGGCCTCCCCCAGAACCTGGCCTTGGTGCTCAGCCAAGGAAATTTGCTCTTTTGTTCACATTTACTaagcatctgctatgtgccaggctctgccctcagggctGCAAGAACAGCTGTGAACAGGACACAGttcttgccctcaagaaacttTCTGTTTAGTGGAGAAACTTACAGAGAGGGGGCAGATGAATTCAGATGGAGAAAATCAAATGAACTGTAAAAGGGAATAACACTACCTGTCTCCTATCTCActaggtggttgtgaggattaaatgagagaatatttataaaatgcctggcatgcagtaggtgctcagtaagtttGGGTTCCCCCACCTCCTCAAGAATCATTATTCTGATAGGAGAGACACGTTCCCTCCCTCGAGGCACTTCCAGCAGGATGACGGAGCTTTGGCTTGGGGGAGCTGTCAAGTCTAATGAGGGAACGctagcatttttgtttgttttgttttttgagaactAGCCATTTGACGTAGGAGGTGGGGAACCCTGTGGAAAATGATGGGATCCCTCAGTTCCGTCCTAGCTGAGCATGCCAGCAAGGGGTTGTGGGGAAGAAGAGAGTAGAAAGTAACATGGGCTCAGCAGGGGAGGTCTCAGATGGGAAGACTTGCAGGATCTGGATTCAACTGGGACtgccaggaagagagagaaggctgGAGGAGGATTCCTGAATTCCTGCTCAGCTCTGGAAAGCAGAGGGCACCCAGGAAGACTGTTTGAGCCCTGGGTGGGTGGGTGCAGATGGGGTGGTCACAATGGTATGGGTGGGAAGGTGGCAAAAGAGGTGGGAACACAAATGGCAGATTGGAGTTTGGGGACAGTTAATCTCAAACAAGAGCCCAGCCCTGGAAGGGGGGACCAAGCCTCACAGGCAGGTGGGCTCACGGAGAGGGCTACACAGACCTGAGGCCATGGTCAAGCTGATACTCGAGCTGCAGGGACGAGACCCAACCATGCCCTCAACTCTGACCAAGCTGAAGCACAGACCTAAATCCAACCACAGTCCAGACTTTTCTCTCAAATCCCCTTGACTTAAACGGCCACAGGCTCAGTCAGAACTGAACCCTGCACACCATCTTGGGTTGCCACCGTAGCCGCGGCCCAGCCTTCAGCCAGCACTGAGCGCAGCTCCCAGTGTGGCTGCATCCTCACCctgctccttttcttcctccaccGGAAGAGGTGTTACCTGTGGGTGTCATCGCTGGGGCCACCATCGGCGCGGGCATCCTGCTCATCTTCTTCTTCATCGCCTTGGTATTCTTCCTCTACCGGCGCCGCAAAGGCAGTGAGTATGCGCCCCGCGCAGCCCACAGCCCTCCCCTGGCCCTTCCggggcacacagcaggcagtGCCTGCGATGGCTGGTGGGGTTGGCAGTGgggctcccagcccaggggggccaGAAGCAGCCACTGCGGAGGCCAGCAGAAAGCATCCGGTCTAGGCTACCTCCCCCTGTCCCAGGTCGCAAGGACGTGACCTTGAGGAAGCTGGACATCAAAGTGGAGACAGTGAACCGGGAGCCACTCACGATGCATTCTGACCGGGAGGACGATACCGCCAGTGTGTCCACAGCGACCCGGGTCATGAAGGCCATCTACTCGGTGAGGGTCCTGCTTCTCCCTGGCTACTTCCTCTTCACACTCCTAGGACTGGCTCTACCCAGCTCTCTAATAACCGCTGTCATTCTCTCTTCCCTTGGTCAGTCAGCCAACGCTGGTCCTGCTACACACACACTCCAGGCTAATTTCCCTCCAGCAAAAGATAagcagggtggggatggggggattCTCCACAGATATCCTTTGCCCATCCTTCCCCACAGAGTGTGAGAGCTGGAAATGCTTAGCAGCTTTCTGGTCCAACCACCTCACTGCTGGGATAAGGAGATAGTCGCAGAGAGGGGCACCAATATGTCCAAGGCCACATGACATGTTAGCAACAAAACTCGTGCTTGGACCAGGTgtctggcctccccccccccccccccaaatcccAGAGCCTCTGCTGGGAGAAGACACAGAACTCGGGTCTGCCCTTGATCCCAGACCCCTCCCATGAGCAGGTGGCCTCTGGGTGTGGGTGAGGGGGATGAGCAGGGCCGGTCTCCTGACGCCCACTCCTGCTCTGCAGTCCTTTAAGGATGACGTGGATCTGAAGCAGGACCTGCGCTGCGACACCATCGACACCCGGGAGGAGTATGAGATGAAGGTGGACAAGGGAAGGGGCCAGGGCCTGAGGGCTGGCTGGGACGGGGGCTCCGAGGGCCTGCGGGGTGGAGGTGAGGACAGGCGTGGGGAGCGTGGCCAGGAGGGTGAAGGAGCGGAGGAAGTGGAGTGGTACTAGATGGAAGCACAGGGAGAGCCAGAGGAGGAGGCCCAGAAGGCCACGGTGAGACTTGATCCCTGCCCAAGAGGGAATGCCGCCTCCATCCTCTTCTCTCATTGCCCCCAGGACCCCACCAATGGCTACTACAACGTGCGTGCCCACGAAGACCGCCCGTCTTCCAGGGCAGTGCTCTATGCTGACTATCGcgcccctggccctgcccgctTCGATGGCCGCCCCTCATCCCGTCTCTCCCACTCCAGCGGCTATGCCCAGCTCAACACCTACAGCCGGGCCCCTGCTTCCGACTATGCCCCTGAGCCTGCACCCCCTGGCCCTGCTCCCCCAGCTGGCACTGACACAACCAGCCAGCTGTCCTACGAGAACTATGAGAAGTTCAACTCCCATCCCTTCCCCGGGGCAGCTGGGTACCCCACCTACCGACTGGGCtacccccaggccccaccctccGGCCTGGAGCGGACCCCATATGAGGCGTACGACCCCATTGGCAAGTACGCCACGGCCACTCGATTCTCCTACACCTCGCAGCACTCGGACTATGGCCAGCGATTCCAGCAGCGCATGCAGACTCACGTGTAGGGGCCAGAGCCTGGCTGGGGCATCTCTGCGGGGCAGAGGAGAAGGCTTTCACAGCTGTTCCCTGATATTCAGGGGCATTGCTCATTGCTCCCTTCTCGGACCAGCCTTCCTCCTCCGCCGTGGCAGGTGGGGAGCAGGTCTCCCAGAAACACCCCGTCCTGAGGATGGTGCTCTGTGcatgccccagcctcctgggccTGCCCTTCCCTCTTCTTCGGGAGGGTGTGTCTCTTCTGACCTGCGCTCTTGCCTGACCCCAGCAAGGGGACAGGGAATGTGAAGGttggggagagcagagggggcACTTTTTAGCATTCCCTTTCTATCCCACCCTTCTGGTCGCCCATAAGTGGGAAAGAGGGTCTATGGGGCTGGGCAGGCTTTGGCCTAGGGGACATGGAGTATGGGAGTGGGTGGCTGTGGCACAGGCAGGTGGAAAACGGCGTAGCTCGGCCAGTCCCTCTGTTGTGTGCATTCATGCCCTGGGTGCATCTTTCCCTCCTTAGGGGACTGCAGAAGGGACCTTGGATTTATTTTAGCTCTTGTCTACAGAACAGCCCTGGcactgagttcaaatccagccctCATTCAGCAGGGATCAAAATGCCAGTCACTCTGGCTGCCCACTGTGGACACCCGTCTGTTAGCGTGCAGGGGGAGCCAGGAGTCCCCAGCAGCACCGCCCGCCTTCCTTTTCTATGCTGGGCCAGCCAGATAAGTCGGGGTTCTGGTGGAGAAGGACCGTGTCCTAATTGACCCAGAGACCGCTGTTGCATAGCAGCTTCCAGAACCGACGCTAGAGGGAGCCGCCCGAGCCCCCTCTCTCCCCGTCTGCCCCACTTCCTCGCTTTCACTCTGAGCCCGCTTGAGGAAGGGTGAGGTAGGGTGGGGTGCTGTGGGCTATTTTtcaaagacaacaaaaacaatgaaaacctcatttggggaaaaaaaaagctgtagGGATTCCCCCACCTGAATACAAGTCCCAGTGGACGGAAAAGGGGGCACCTGTTCTTCTCCACCAGGTTCCTAACACCCTCCATTACTCTTTCAGTCTCCAAGCACTTTGAATCCATTTTATACATTCAGGCGGTGAGACCTGTCACACCGGGGGGCGCTCTGATAGGATtagggcaggggcctggctctCAGACTCTACTGTCCTACCTGAGGGCCCACCCTCTGGTTAGAGGCCACCTTCCAGGGGGCATGGGAGATGTTCTCTTCAGACAGGTTTTTGttaagtgtcttttttttcttggacCAATCAGATTCCTTCTCCCACTTTCAGTGCCTTGAGCGTCAAGCTTTGGATGACCCACCCATGTGGGCGGTTGTGCAGCGAGCGGGTACTGTGAGCCTCAAACATGCTGTCAGATGTTACAGTGTTGGGAGAGGCAGGGCCGGGAGACGCCCTGGCAGAGAGCTTGTGCTGATCGGGAGAAGGCGGCGCGGAAGGGCACCGCAGGCACGCCACGGCCCATTGCTCCTCCATGCCCACGTGCGCGCACACCCACCCACATTCCACACGACCGCGTCTCAGCCGCCACCTTCTGACCAAAGAGAacctctgcccctgccccggccccgcctTCCCAAGAAGCAGCGTCTG
Above is a window of Lemur catta isolate mLemCat1 chromosome 3, mLemCat1.pri, whole genome shotgun sequence DNA encoding:
- the KIRREL1 gene encoding kin of IRRE-like protein 1 isoform X3, which gives rise to MLSLLVWILTLSDTFSQVPPEDTRIDGGPVILLQAGTPHNLTCRAFNAKPAATIIWFRDGTQQEGAVASTELLKDGKRETTVSQLLINPTDLDIGRVFTCRSMNEAIPSGKETSIELDVHHPPTVTLSIEPQTVQEGERVVFTCQATANPEILGYRWAKGGFLIEDAHESRYETNVDYSFFTEPVSCEVHNKVGSTNVSTLVNVHFAPRIVVDPKPTTTDIGSDVTLTCVWVGNPPLTLTWTKKDSNMGSRPPGSPPEAALSAQVLSNSNQLLLKSVTQADAGTYTCRAIVPRIGVAEREVPLYVNGPPIISSEAVQYAVRGDGGKVECFIGSTPPPDRIAWAWKENFLEVGTLERYTVERTNSGSGVLSTLTINNVMEADFQTHYNCTAWNSFGPGTAIIQLEEREVLPVGVIAGATIGAGILLIFFFIALVFFLYRRRKGSRKDVTLRKLDIKVETVNREPLTMHSDREDDTASVSTATRVMKAIYSSFKDDVDLKQDLRCDTIDTREEYEMKDPTNGYYNVRAHEDRPSSRAVLYADYRAPGPARFDGRPSSRLSHSSGYAQLNTYSRAPASDYAPEPAPPGPAPPAGTDTTSQLSYENYEKFNSHPFPGAAGYPTYRLGYPQAPPSGLERTPYEAYDPIGKYATATRFSYTSQHSDYGQRFQQRMQTHV
- the KIRREL1 gene encoding kin of IRRE-like protein 1 isoform X2; this translates as MLSLLVWILTLSDTFSQGTQTRFSQEPADQTVVAGQRAVLPCVLLNYSGIVQWTKDGLALGMGQGLKAWPRYRVVGSADAGQYNLEITDAELSDDASYECQATEAALRSRRAKLTVLIPPEDTRIDGGPVILLQAGTPHNLTCRAFNAKPAATIIWFRDGTQQEGAVASTELLKDGKRETTVSQLLINPTDLDIGRVFTCRSMNEAIPSGKETSIELDVHHPPTVTLSIEPQTVQEGERVVFTCQATANPEILGYRWAKGGFLIEDAHESRYETNVDYSFFTEPVSCEVHNKVGSTNVSTLVNVHFAPRIVVDPKPTTTDIGSDVTLTCVWVGNPPLTLTWTKKDSNMVLSNSNQLLLKSVTQADAGTYTCRAIVPRIGVAEREVPLYVNGPPIISSEAVQYAVRGDGGKVECFIGSTPPPDRIAWAWKENFLEVGTLERYTVERTNSGSGVLSTLTINNVMEADFQTHYNCTAWNSFGPGTAIIQLEEREVLPVGVIAGATIGAGILLIFFFIALVFFLYRRRKGSRKDVTLRKLDIKVETVNREPLTMHSDREDDTASVSTATRVMKAIYSSFKDDVDLKQDLRCDTIDTREEYEMKDPTNGYYNVRAHEDRPSSRAVLYADYRAPGPARFDGRPSSRLSHSSGYAQLNTYSRAPASDYAPEPAPPGPAPPAGTDTTSQLSYENYEKFNSHPFPGAAGYPTYRLGYPQAPPSGLERTPYEAYDPIGKYATATRFSYTSQHSDYGQRFQQRMQTHV
- the KIRREL1 gene encoding kin of IRRE-like protein 1 isoform X1, whose product is MLSLLVWILTLSDTFSQGTQTRFSQEPADQTVVAGQRAVLPCVLLNYSGIVQWTKDGLALGMGQGLKAWPRYRVVGSADAGQYNLEITDAELSDDASYECQATEAALRSRRAKLTVLIPPEDTRIDGGPVILLQAGTPHNLTCRAFNAKPAATIIWFRDGTQQEGAVASTELLKDGKRETTVSQLLINPTDLDIGRVFTCRSMNEAIPSGKETSIELDVHHPPTVTLSIEPQTVQEGERVVFTCQATANPEILGYRWAKGGFLIEDAHESRYETNVDYSFFTEPVSCEVHNKVGSTNVSTLVNVHFAPRIVVDPKPTTTDIGSDVTLTCVWVGNPPLTLTWTKKDSNMGSRPPGSPPEAALSAQVLSNSNQLLLKSVTQADAGTYTCRAIVPRIGVAEREVPLYVNGPPIISSEAVQYAVRGDGGKVECFIGSTPPPDRIAWAWKENFLEVGTLERYTVERTNSGSGVLSTLTINNVMEADFQTHYNCTAWNSFGPGTAIIQLEEREVLPVGVIAGATIGAGILLIFFFIALVFFLYRRRKGSRKDVTLRKLDIKVETVNREPLTMHSDREDDTASVSTATRVMKAIYSSFKDDVDLKQDLRCDTIDTREEYEMKDPTNGYYNVRAHEDRPSSRAVLYADYRAPGPARFDGRPSSRLSHSSGYAQLNTYSRAPASDYAPEPAPPGPAPPAGTDTTSQLSYENYEKFNSHPFPGAAGYPTYRLGYPQAPPSGLERTPYEAYDPIGKYATATRFSYTSQHSDYGQRFQQRMQTHV
- the KIRREL1 gene encoding kin of IRRE-like protein 1 isoform X4, whose translation is MLSLLVWILTLSDTFSQVPPEDTRIDGGPVILLQAGTPHNLTCRAFNAKPAATIIWFRDGTQQEGAVASTELLKDGKRETTVSQLLINPTDLDIGRVFTCRSMNEAIPSGKETSIELDVHHPPTVTLSIEPQTVQEGERVVFTCQATANPEILGYRWAKGGFLIEDAHESRYETNVDYSFFTEPVSCEVHNKVGSTNVSTLVNVHFAPRIVVDPKPTTTDIGSDVTLTCVWVGNPPLTLTWTKKDSNMVLSNSNQLLLKSVTQADAGTYTCRAIVPRIGVAEREVPLYVNGPPIISSEAVQYAVRGDGGKVECFIGSTPPPDRIAWAWKENFLEVGTLERYTVERTNSGSGVLSTLTINNVMEADFQTHYNCTAWNSFGPGTAIIQLEEREVLPVGVIAGATIGAGILLIFFFIALVFFLYRRRKGSRKDVTLRKLDIKVETVNREPLTMHSDREDDTASVSTATRVMKAIYSSFKDDVDLKQDLRCDTIDTREEYEMKDPTNGYYNVRAHEDRPSSRAVLYADYRAPGPARFDGRPSSRLSHSSGYAQLNTYSRAPASDYAPEPAPPGPAPPAGTDTTSQLSYENYEKFNSHPFPGAAGYPTYRLGYPQAPPSGLERTPYEAYDPIGKYATATRFSYTSQHSDYGQRFQQRMQTHV